A region of Aquarana catesbeiana isolate 2022-GZ linkage group LG08, ASM4218655v1, whole genome shotgun sequence DNA encodes the following proteins:
- the LOC141105143 gene encoding uncharacterized protein has product MEEGEMIMKSKREELSLHIDANGLYTWISKERNTILRTNVNGEDHGIVKNAQEDNSIPQIIHHLPYTSMDRSNPEEPSDKSQRVCLDSADSSTNPSNPKEFSLTDEGVHKVKSLFTCSVCGKSFTRKRTHREHQRLHTGEHLYSCSECHKCFIDKGHLLRHERIHTGERPFSCAECGKCFTQKGDLHIHQRIHTGERPYSCSECGKCFTDKKVLLTHQKYHTGERPFSCSECGKSFILKSELVRHQRTHTGERPFSCSECGKCFTQKGALHKHQIIHTRERPFTCSECGKSFIEKGKLLIHQRIHTGELPFSCSECGKCFIANAKLLRHQRTHSAKVPVSCQ; this is encoded by the exons atggaggagggggagatgattatgaaaAGTAAACGGGAAGAATTGTCTCTACACATCGACGCAA ATGGACTTTATACCTGGATTAGCAAGGAGAGAAATACTATTTTACGTACAAATGTTAATGGAGAAGACCATGGCATTGTAAAAAATGCTCAAGAAGATAATAGCATTCCTCAAATTATACATCACCTGCCTTACACCTCAATGGATcgctctaatcctgaggaaccatCTGATAAATCACAGAGAGTTTGTCTAGATAGTGCAGATAGTTCAACAAATCCATCTAATCCCAAGGAATTTTCTTTAACTGATGAAGGAGTTCACAAAGTGAAGAGTTTATTTACATGCTCAGTGTGTGGGAAATCTTTTACTCGAAAAAGAACTCATCGTGAACACCAGAGATTGCATACGGGTGAGCATCTCTATTCATGTTCAGAATGCCATAAATGTTTTATTGACAAAGGACATCTTCTCAGACATGagagaattcacacgggggagcgtcctttttcatgtgcagagtgcgggaaatgtttcacacaGAAAGGAGACCTTCATATACACCAGAGAATCCACACAGGTGAACGGCCCTACTCatgctcagagtgtgggaaatgttttacggATAAAAAAGTTCTTCTTACACACCAGAAGTATCACACAGGAGAGCGTCCTTTctcatgttcggagtgcgggaaatcatTCATTCTTAAAAGTGAacttgttagacaccagagaactcacactggTGAACGTCCTttctcctgttcagagtgcgggaaatgtttcactcagaaaggagCCCTTCATAAACACCAGATAATTCACACGCGTGAGCGCCCTTTCACATGCTCAGAGTGTGGAAAGTCTTTCATTGAGAAAGGAAAACTTCTTatacaccaaagaattcacacaggtgagcttCCATTCtcctgttcagagtgtgggaagtgtttcatCGCAAATGCAAAACTCCttagacaccagagaactcacagtgctaagGTTCCCGTATCCTGTCAGTAA